From the Bacillus horti genome, the window TTGAATATGAATTTTAGATGATGTTTGTCATTGATACGAACTCTACGTTTATGCTGGATAATCCAGTCATAACGTATGTTTTATGGGATGAACAAGGAGGTGAACGAAATGCCTAACATTAAATCAGCAATTAAGCGTGTGAAAACGAACAACAAGAAGCGTCTACACAATGCTACTCAAAAGTCTGCTCTTCGCACAGCGATCAAAAGCTTTGAAACGTTAGTTGAGCAAAACAACGTTGAAGCTGCTTCTTCAGCTCTTGTTGTAGCTACAAGAAAGCTTGACAAAGCTGCAGCTAAAGGACTTATTCATAAAAATGCTGCATCACGTCAAAAATCTCGTTTAACTAAAAAGCTTAACAGCATTACGGCTTAATATGTTGTAAAATGATGCACCCTTCATCCTATTATTAGTTTGAATCGGGTGTTTTTATTTTGACTTTATTTGATAGCTTTATGGCTTTAGGTATGGCTTTAGTTTATGAATCTAAGGCCCCTCCAAAAACATCTTTTAAATGATGAATATTACCAAATACAAGTAGTTGATCCCCCTCTTGTAAAACCGTTCTCCCTGTTGGCTGCTTAACTAATTCTGTTTCAATTTTATCTCCGTTTCGTCTCTCTCTAGAAATCGTTAGAATATGAACATCAAAGCGGTGCGCTAAATCTAAATGCTTTAGAGGAAAGAAAAGCCTTTTATGCCTATGTGTTAACCGTACTACAGCAACCATTTCCGAATCTCCTAATTGAAACGCTTCTTGTAGTGTTAGGTGTTTTTCAATTTCTCCTTTAAACCTTTTAATCATTCTATCTTTTACATATCTCAGTCTAAAAAATAAAAAAACCAGCGCTAAAATGATTAGTCCTAGCAACACCTGATCATAACGAAACTGTTCGTTCACGATGTTGATGATGAGAGCAAGAATAACAGCAAAAGCAATCGTTCCAAACACAATCAGTGTCTCCGCTATTTTTCTGCGAACAGGATGCTTTGTAATGAGTTCAGCTTCTGTTGTCGTATACCCCGTATTGGTCAAGAGAGAAATAGCTTGAAAACGAGCAACATTTTTGCTTAAGCCCGTAGCTTCTAGAATAATGGTAGCGACTTCAATAATAATCACTAGTAATGTAAAAATTAACAGTAAAAAAAGCCAGCTCATATACAAAAACCTCCTGCCCTTAGTATGTCCAAAGGAGGAGGCTTTCACTTTCATAACCTGATTTATTTGTATTGGCTTAGTTGAATAAAAAACATTTCTAGCACCAAAGGTTTATCCTTTTTCCCTATTTTCATCTCATAGTCAGCCTCAGCTAACTGATCCAAAATAAGTAATAGCTGCTCAGAAGTAAACCTTTTACTTTGCTGGACTGCAAGCTTTGCTACGTATGGATGAATACCGATGGTCTGAGCCATTTGAGACTGCGTGTAGCCCTTGCGTTCCATTTCCTTTACTCGAAAAATAATACGAAACTGTCTAGCCAATAAAAAGAGAATTTTTATGGGCTCTTCATTGCGCTTCAAAAGCTCTTGAAGTGTTTGAAAGGCAGGCTGTAAGCGGCTGTGGACGACATGCTCAATTAAGCTAAAAACGTCCTGCTCAACCGTTTTTGTTACCAGCTCTCTAATCTCATCGGGTGTAATTTTTCCACCCTTTCCTACGTACTGGGCTACCTTTTCCAGCTCCTTCTGTAGCATTTGTAGCTGACCACCAACTAATTGAACAAGTAAGGCTGCCCCTTCATCCGTCATAACAACCTGATACATTTGGGCTCGTTCTATTAACCATGGAACTAGCTCGTTCTCCTTTAAAGCCTGACAGGAGATTAAGCGTCCCGATTTTTTAAGCTCTTTAACCACTTTTTTTCTTTCATCTAGCTTATCCTGATGAATAAGTAAAACAAAAACAGAGTAATCAACAGGGTCTTGTACATATCGTTCTAAAGCGGAAAGATCATGCTCTACTTTACTTGTAGACTTTTGCCCTGTTAAGAAAGTAGCGTCATTTGCTATAATAAGCCTTCTTTCCCCCATAAAAGGGAGCGTTTCTGCCGCTTCAATCGCTTGCTCAATAGGGTTTTCTGACAGCTCATAGCGTTCAAAATTGAAGTCTGCTGTCTCTTCATCCAATACCTGTTTGCTAAGTTCCTGAATATATTCATCCATAAGAAATCTTTGTGAGCCATAAAGAACATGAATACGTTCAATGCTACCTGTTTTCACTTTTTTTAACGCTTGATCAAAGGACATGATTAACACCTTCATTTTCTACGATAATGATTTCACTCTTATGTTTCACTCTGATCTTTAACAATTAGACCTAAGTTTTTAGCAAAAGCTATCGCTTGTTCCGAGGAAACAATACAGCCTTCTAGCTCATCAAGAGCAACCATAATGCTTTCAAATTTACATTGACTGATATCCACACCCTTTAGCTTTGTTCCTGAAAACTGGGCCTGATGAATATCTGATTTTCCAAATTCAATTTGGGCAAAGGTAGCCTCAAAAAAGTCTGTGCTACGTAAGGAACAGTCCTCAAAGCGAACCTTTTTAAGGCTTGTTAGACCAAAGGCTGCATAATTTAGCTGACAATCCTTAAAGAGAACATGATTTAATCCTGCCTCTAATAGGTTCGTCCCCACTAGCTTACAATCCCTAAATTCCGCTCTATGTATAATAGCTTTACTCAAGTCCACATTTGATAAATCACATTTCTCAAATATAACATCCGTCAGCTCCACCCCTTTGAGTTGAACCTGATCAAATTGAACCTGTTGAAACACAACCTCTTCAAAGCAAACATGTCTTGCCGTTTGATTTTCAATAGTGCATTCTTTTATAAGCCCCTGATGGAAGGCATCCTCGTCTTGAATATTTCTATCAAGTGTTATTTGATGCTCTAATAGCCTTGGAAGCTTCGGTAATTGGAGATTAAATTTATTGGAGTTTTTCTTTATGTTTTTTAAATCCTTAGCCATGTTATCCCTCATTTAATTGTCTGATTAGGCAGCTTAATAGAGTTTCTATTCTTTCAAACATTATATCACAGAATGGCGGATTTCTTTTTCATGCTTGTGATTATAATTCAATTCATTTGTTCATTTTTAGAGTAAGGAAGATATATAAAAAAGCCACTTGAGTGAATGGCATCCACTCAAGTGACCTATTATTGTCTGGTAAAAAATCATCCTTCAATCATGATCAAAAGTGATGGGGTAGATACCATCACTCATTTGAGTAAGGCTCATCCAAAAGCTCCTCACTTTGTTCTGTCACATCAATTAATAAATATTGGTATTCATCCTGCTCTGAATCAT encodes:
- the rpsT gene encoding 30S ribosomal protein S20, with amino-acid sequence MPNIKSAIKRVKTNNKKRLHNATQKSALRTAIKSFETLVEQNNVEAASSALVVATRKLDKAAAKGLIHKNAASRQKSRLTKKLNSITA
- the holA gene encoding DNA polymerase III subunit delta — translated: MSFDQALKKVKTGSIERIHVLYGSQRFLMDEYIQELSKQVLDEETADFNFERYELSENPIEQAIEAAETLPFMGERRLIIANDATFLTGQKSTSKVEHDLSALERYVQDPVDYSVFVLLIHQDKLDERKKVVKELKKSGRLISCQALKENELVPWLIERAQMYQVVMTDEGAALLVQLVGGQLQMLQKELEKVAQYVGKGGKITPDEIRELVTKTVEQDVFSLIEHVVHSRLQPAFQTLQELLKRNEEPIKILFLLARQFRIIFRVKEMERKGYTQSQMAQTIGIHPYVAKLAVQQSKRFTSEQLLLILDQLAEADYEMKIGKKDKPLVLEMFFIQLSQYK
- a CDS encoding pentapeptide repeat-containing protein, with protein sequence MAKDLKNIKKNSNKFNLQLPKLPRLLEHQITLDRNIQDEDAFHQGLIKECTIENQTARHVCFEEVVFQQVQFDQVQLKGVELTDVIFEKCDLSNVDLSKAIIHRAEFRDCKLVGTNLLEAGLNHVLFKDCQLNYAAFGLTSLKKVRFEDCSLRSTDFFEATFAQIEFGKSDIHQAQFSGTKLKGVDISQCKFESIMVALDELEGCIVSSEQAIAFAKNLGLIVKDQSET
- a CDS encoding TrkA C-terminal domain-containing protein, producing MSWLFLLLIFTLLVIIIEVATIILEATGLSKNVARFQAISLLTNTGYTTTEAELITKHPVRRKIAETLIVFGTIAFAVILALIINIVNEQFRYDQVLLGLIILALVFLFFRLRYVKDRMIKRFKGEIEKHLTLQEAFQLGDSEMVAVVRLTHRHKRLFFPLKHLDLAHRFDVHILTISRERRNGDKIETELVKQPTGRTVLQEGDQLLVFGNIHHLKDVFGGALDS